In Thiovibrio frasassiensis, one DNA window encodes the following:
- a CDS encoding DUF523 domain-containing protein, protein MDTPTTIGISACLIGLKTRYDGGHRREQGLMEFLAGKVTLIPLCPEAECGLGIPREPMQLEGKPENPRLITITSRCDRSEEMLAWTTRRLETLGKESIVGLILKARSPSCGKRVPVHGAGKNGYSPGLFAHGVMARFPDLPIADEEELRDPARLADFLKHVTAEKKNTREKPR, encoded by the coding sequence ATGGACACCCCAACTACAATCGGAATCAGCGCCTGCCTGATTGGCCTCAAAACCCGCTACGATGGCGGCCATCGGCGTGAGCAGGGACTGATGGAGTTCTTGGCCGGAAAGGTGACACTGATACCGCTCTGCCCGGAGGCGGAGTGCGGCCTGGGCATCCCCCGCGAGCCCATGCAGCTTGAGGGAAAGCCGGAAAACCCGAGGCTGATCACCATCACCAGCCGATGCGACCGAAGCGAAGAGATGCTGGCTTGGACGACACGGAGGCTGGAGACCCTCGGCAAGGAGTCCATCGTGGGCTTGATCCTCAAGGCCCGCTCCCCTTCCTGCGGCAAACGAGTGCCGGTACACGGAGCAGGGAAAAATGGATACAGCCCAGGACTCTTTGCCCACGGGGTTATGGCGCGCTTTCCCGACCTGCCCATCGCCGATGAGGAAGAGCTGCGCGACCCAGCCCGGCTGGCGGATTTTCTCAAACACGTAACGGCAGAAAAAAAGAACACCCGGGAGAAACCGAGATGA
- a CDS encoding MBL fold metallo-hydrolase, producing the protein MSHGFSLGAFTVHWLQGGEFEIDGGSMFGVVPRLLWEKKCASTEDNYVHLADSPMLVQTPHGMVLIETGLGNKLTPKQKAIFRLRREWDVLGGLARLGMSREAITHVVLTHGDFDHAGGVTMLNGSGGLELTFPAAMHYLQRREWEDVLAPNKRSASAYWPENFSGLVEGKNLRLIDGEEEILPGVRLVRTGGHTRGHQAVWLESGGESALHLGDLLPMPAYGNPLWITAYDNFPLDSVVAKEQFLEEALGKDAWFLFYHDPEILACKLDGDGAVRETLCADDD; encoded by the coding sequence ATGTCTCATGGATTCAGTCTTGGTGCCTTTACAGTCCACTGGTTGCAAGGCGGGGAGTTCGAGATCGACGGCGGCTCGATGTTTGGCGTGGTGCCGCGGCTGCTCTGGGAGAAGAAATGCGCCTCCACCGAGGATAATTACGTGCATCTGGCGGATTCGCCCATGCTGGTGCAAACTCCCCACGGCATGGTGCTTATTGAGACGGGGTTAGGCAATAAGCTGACCCCAAAGCAGAAAGCGATCTTCCGACTGCGCAGGGAATGGGATGTTTTGGGCGGCTTGGCCCGGCTGGGAATGTCCCGCGAGGCCATTACGCATGTCGTCCTCACCCACGGCGATTTTGACCATGCCGGAGGGGTGACCATGCTGAACGGCTCAGGCGGGTTGGAGCTCACCTTTCCCGCGGCCATGCACTACCTTCAGCGTCGGGAATGGGAGGATGTGCTGGCCCCCAATAAACGGTCGGCCAGTGCCTATTGGCCGGAGAATTTCTCGGGGTTGGTCGAGGGGAAGAACCTGCGCTTGATCGATGGGGAGGAGGAAATTCTTCCGGGCGTCCGCTTGGTGCGCACCGGTGGCCACACCAGGGGCCACCAGGCCGTGTGGCTTGAGTCGGGGGGAGAGTCGGCCCTGCATCTGGGCGATCTCCTGCCCATGCCAGCCTACGGCAATCCGCTCTGGATTACGGCCTACGATAATTTTCCCCTGGATTCCGTTGTGGCCAAGGAGCAGTTTTTGGAGGAGGCGCTTGGCAAGGATGCCTGGTTTCTTTTCTATCATGATCCGGAAATCCTGGCCTGCAAGCTTGACGGGGACGGAGCGGTGCGGGAAACCTTGTGTGCCGATGACGATTAG
- a CDS encoding response regulator: MPEKLKILIAEDEEVTRQLFQIAFRDGELFETRLATDGEDALAAFKAWQPDILLMDIMMPHMNGFTALKTIRQTLKDTATTVIMVSSVADKQDIMACLKLGIQGYVLKPFQVKTLAETVVGYHRQHKKVKKLS, encoded by the coding sequence ATGCCTGAAAAATTGAAAATTCTGATCGCCGAAGACGAAGAAGTAACCCGGCAGCTTTTCCAGATCGCCTTCCGCGACGGGGAGCTGTTTGAAACCCGGCTGGCCACCGACGGCGAGGATGCCTTGGCCGCCTTCAAGGCGTGGCAGCCCGATATCCTCTTAATGGATATCATGATGCCGCACATGAATGGTTTCACCGCCCTCAAGACCATCCGCCAGACCCTGAAAGACACCGCGACCACCGTGATCATGGTCAGCTCCGTTGCCGACAAGCAGGATATCATGGCCTGTCTCAAGCTCGGCATCCAGGGCTATGTGCTCAAGCCCTTTCAGGTAAAAACCCTGGCCGAGACCGTGGTCGGGTATCACCGCCAGCACAAAAAAGTCAAAAAACTCTCCTAG
- a CDS encoding PEP/pyruvate-binding domain-containing protein, whose amino-acid sequence MTTDHTPPELESDALKANLLETAVDSVTIDDSLLPLLDIVNNYRGISKNIETLLYEISHPFRNWKMILPRLRSFVLKNIDHYFRHAQGPTAFSLFSAIFLTAVEDCRKNEELMATAMEGLLAYLDKETSLLTSESLPRYEDALGECFARLHALDDETLLFLVQGHHPLGKILTRLHELSLALPGCTVEASAARLLQRVLTLNYRYWLGEEDPLTWFTEQCGDLCTGWRAGSLFNAISHQRLDEHLQAATRIDPAAPGALSALLALPNHMDIVRLYKQAPDHLGEEIASDALAVDRFAENRKLLFLFRIMDTAGLGLIHEETLREINRGLVQLIRQQTFEEIERFLLTTLQLLKSNVKKYPHTSLQCIQVLGSEVFQRGNSRLVETFLFETVRFGFQYANFQGLNDDWQPITNPAHLDNIRVWLSLIMQEPKWCSTLFSALIINLKLSGTCVKDTDLFQRDITQLLNHPIEPIYNLAKQFAKLMPVFFNEIGAEGQLRDVSTELDEMHKRHDRLIHFLRKQSHVESSNLIVDFIEAIFRFWQTLDKSILEGYLPEEVLREVTTTGLFVDDLHTLMERLLRDGPIRTIEELLTWDDRRREAWLAAQQDLRPQEVRRFTLLIEMYRLCHQKYNLGVEEIRHQLHLAANSGFPEMEQLLGDLEICDTFQCLEALLDTLENLKETIQSPESFEAKEDIYYKRHIAVDIPSVYGRYREKKFDALGLTFRLENLANVYLEKLPETVNLSFITKATFIRIIKCLRLYLRALKIDGITSRRLETYMSLLTSSFNIKRFSYTQYLDIFRGFTEGVKDIIYTYYTNIHENNLSIIIPKIGEANLLPKHRSLWEKKDLSGNIMRLSESFMRDLIATTFGLQHLDNFITRIYQTLEHQKEILSEEDLDLLMTYNPDRAVSSLHIKNHHTNNLILLGNKGFNLTVLATDNNPVPPGFIITTEIFRCWPVIKDFYKARDEFMARIRDSLSELEKKTGRRFGDPNNPLLLSVRSGAAISMPGMMATIHNVGLNTEISRGFAGSSGEGYPASCQIDYLAWDNYRRFLQSWAMAEGMAREIFQTLMDETKTRYGVLVKKDFSAAQMQELALDYEKKIREEGIAIPADPWQQLTGAVELVLNSWYTEKTQEYRSLMNVSEAWGTAVIVQAMVYGNLGPESGSGVLFTAHPYRKVSRVALWGDYAPGDQGEDIVSGLVATQPISVEQAELDGRSEENSLERRFPKVYERLLAISRELVYEKRWNPQEIEFTFEGPAEEDLFLLQTRDMITIKKREKFAVFKEGKGFKKALLGYGIGVSGSALSGRAVFTAANILRLKEEDPETPLILIRQDTVPEDIKEIAMAEGLLTARGGQTSHAAVVTIRLEKTCVVGCNALKVYEAEERCEINGREIRFGDPISIDGRKGMFLEGGHPIREEVQILPL is encoded by the coding sequence ATGACCACTGACCACACCCCGCCGGAACTGGAATCGGACGCGCTCAAGGCCAATCTCCTTGAAACCGCGGTGGATTCGGTGACCATCGATGATTCCTTGCTGCCGCTCCTTGATATCGTCAACAATTACAGGGGGATAAGCAAAAACATCGAGACCCTGCTTTACGAGATCAGCCATCCCTTCCGCAACTGGAAGATGATCCTGCCCAGGCTCCGCTCCTTTGTCCTCAAGAATATCGACCATTATTTCCGGCATGCGCAAGGACCGACGGCATTCAGCCTTTTTTCCGCCATCTTTCTCACGGCGGTGGAGGACTGTCGCAAGAACGAGGAGCTGATGGCCACAGCCATGGAAGGGTTGTTGGCCTACCTGGACAAAGAGACCTCCCTGCTCACCAGCGAGAGCCTGCCCCGTTATGAGGACGCCCTGGGAGAGTGTTTCGCCCGGCTCCATGCGCTCGATGACGAGACCCTGCTTTTTCTGGTGCAGGGCCACCATCCCCTGGGCAAGATCCTGACCCGGCTGCATGAGCTCTCTCTTGCCCTGCCGGGTTGTACCGTTGAAGCCAGCGCCGCCCGCCTTCTGCAGCGGGTGCTCACCCTCAATTACCGGTACTGGCTGGGCGAGGAAGATCCGCTCACCTGGTTTACCGAACAATGCGGCGATCTCTGTACCGGCTGGCGCGCCGGTTCCCTGTTCAACGCCATTTCCCACCAGAGGCTGGACGAGCATCTGCAGGCGGCCACCCGGATTGATCCGGCCGCTCCGGGAGCTTTGTCTGCGCTGCTTGCCCTGCCCAACCACATGGATATCGTCCGCCTCTACAAACAGGCGCCGGATCACCTCGGGGAAGAGATCGCCAGCGACGCCCTGGCCGTGGACCGCTTTGCCGAAAACCGCAAGCTGCTCTTTCTTTTCCGGATCATGGATACGGCGGGACTGGGACTGATCCACGAGGAAACCCTGCGCGAGATCAACCGGGGGCTGGTCCAGCTCATCCGCCAGCAGACCTTTGAGGAGATCGAGCGCTTCCTGCTCACCACCCTCCAGCTCCTCAAGAGCAATGTTAAAAAATACCCGCACACCTCACTGCAATGCATCCAGGTTCTGGGCAGCGAGGTCTTCCAGCGCGGCAACAGCCGGCTGGTGGAAACCTTCCTCTTTGAAACGGTGCGCTTCGGCTTTCAGTACGCCAATTTTCAGGGGCTCAACGATGACTGGCAGCCCATTACCAATCCAGCCCATCTGGACAACATCCGGGTCTGGCTCAGCCTGATCATGCAGGAGCCCAAGTGGTGCTCCACCCTGTTTTCCGCCCTGATCATCAATCTCAAGCTCTCGGGGACCTGCGTCAAGGATACCGATCTCTTTCAGCGCGACATCACCCAACTCTTGAACCACCCCATCGAACCCATCTACAACCTGGCCAAACAGTTTGCCAAGCTGATGCCGGTTTTCTTTAATGAAATCGGGGCGGAAGGACAGCTCCGCGATGTCTCCACCGAACTCGACGAGATGCACAAACGCCATGATCGGCTCATCCATTTCCTGCGCAAACAGAGCCATGTGGAGTCGAGCAACCTGATCGTCGATTTCATCGAGGCGATCTTCCGCTTCTGGCAGACCCTGGACAAATCCATTTTGGAAGGGTATCTGCCCGAGGAGGTGCTCCGGGAGGTGACGACCACGGGACTGTTTGTCGACGATCTCCATACCCTGATGGAGCGACTGTTGCGCGATGGTCCCATCCGAACGATCGAAGAGCTGCTGACCTGGGACGACCGCCGCCGGGAGGCCTGGCTGGCAGCCCAGCAGGATCTCCGGCCTCAGGAGGTCCGGCGCTTCACCCTGCTCATCGAGATGTACCGGCTCTGCCATCAGAAATACAATCTGGGGGTGGAGGAGATCCGCCATCAGCTCCATCTGGCGGCCAACTCCGGCTTTCCGGAAATGGAGCAGCTCTTGGGGGATCTGGAGATCTGCGACACCTTCCAGTGCCTGGAGGCCCTGCTCGATACCCTGGAGAACCTGAAGGAAACCATCCAGAGCCCGGAATCCTTCGAGGCCAAGGAGGATATCTACTACAAACGGCACATCGCCGTGGACATCCCCTCGGTCTACGGCCGTTACCGGGAGAAAAAATTCGACGCCCTGGGCCTCACCTTCCGCTTGGAAAACCTGGCCAACGTCTATCTGGAAAAACTGCCCGAGACCGTCAACCTCTCCTTCATCACCAAGGCCACCTTCATCCGGATCATCAAATGTTTGCGCCTCTATCTCCGGGCCCTGAAAATCGACGGCATCACCAGTCGGCGGCTGGAAACCTACATGTCGCTCCTGACCAGCTCTTTTAATATCAAACGGTTCTCCTACACCCAGTACCTCGACATCTTCCGGGGCTTCACCGAGGGGGTGAAGGACATCATCTACACCTATTACACCAACATCCACGAAAACAACCTCTCCATCATCATCCCCAAGATCGGCGAGGCCAATCTGCTCCCCAAACACCGCTCTCTCTGGGAAAAGAAGGATCTCTCCGGCAATATCATGCGCCTTTCCGAGTCTTTCATGCGGGATCTCATCGCCACCACCTTCGGCCTCCAGCATCTGGACAACTTCATCACCCGCATCTACCAGACCCTGGAGCACCAGAAGGAGATCCTGAGCGAAGAGGATCTCGACCTTTTGATGACCTATAACCCGGACCGGGCGGTGAGCAGTCTGCATATCAAGAACCACCACACCAACAACCTGATCCTCCTCGGCAACAAGGGGTTCAACCTGACCGTCCTGGCCACGGACAACAACCCGGTACCGCCGGGCTTCATCATCACCACCGAGATCTTCCGCTGCTGGCCGGTGATCAAGGATTTTTACAAGGCCCGCGACGAGTTCATGGCCCGGATCAGAGATTCCCTGTCCGAGTTGGAAAAAAAGACCGGCCGGCGCTTCGGCGACCCGAACAACCCGCTGCTTCTTTCCGTGCGCAGCGGCGCAGCCATCTCCATGCCGGGGATGATGGCCACCATCCACAACGTGGGGCTCAATACCGAGATCAGCCGGGGCTTTGCCGGCTCTTCGGGCGAGGGCTATCCCGCCTCCTGCCAGATCGATTACCTGGCCTGGGACAACTACCGCCGCTTTCTCCAGTCCTGGGCCATGGCCGAGGGCATGGCCCGCGAGATCTTCCAGACCCTGATGGACGAGACCAAGACCCGGTATGGAGTTTTGGTGAAAAAGGATTTTTCCGCCGCCCAGATGCAGGAACTGGCCCTTGATTATGAGAAAAAGATCCGGGAGGAGGGCATCGCAATTCCCGCCGATCCTTGGCAGCAGCTGACCGGCGCCGTGGAGCTGGTGCTCAACTCCTGGTATACTGAAAAGACCCAGGAATACCGGAGCCTGATGAATGTCTCCGAGGCTTGGGGCACGGCGGTCATCGTCCAGGCCATGGTTTACGGCAATCTGGGGCCGGAATCGGGCAGCGGCGTGCTCTTCACCGCCCATCCCTACCGCAAGGTGAGCCGGGTGGCCCTGTGGGGCGATTATGCCCCGGGCGATCAAGGCGAGGATATCGTCAGCGGCCTGGTCGCCACCCAGCCCATCTCGGTGGAACAGGCGGAACTGGACGGCCGCTCCGAAGAAAACAGCCTGGAACGAAGGTTTCCCAAGGTCTATGAGCGGCTGCTCGCCATTTCCCGGGAGCTGGTCTATGAAAAACGCTGGAACCCCCAGGAGATCGAGTTCACCTTCGAAGGCCCGGCGGAAGAGGATCTCTTTCTCCTCCAGACCCGGGATATGATCACCATCAAGAAGCGGGAAAAATTTGCGGTCTTCAAGGAAGGCAAGGGGTTCAAGAAAGCCTTGCTCGGCTACGGAATCGGCGTTTCCGGCAGCGCCCTCTCGGGACGTGCCGTATTCACCGCGGCCAATATCCTCCGGCTCAAGGAAGAAGACCCCGAAACCCCGCTCATCCTGATCCGCCAGGACACCGTGCCCGAGGATATCAAGGAGATCGCCATGGCCGAAGGGCTGCTCACCGCGCGCGGCGGTCAGACCTCCCATGCGGCGGTGGTCACCATCCGTCTGGAAAAAACGTGTGTGGTGGGCTGTAACGCCCTGAAGGTATACGAGGCGGAGGAGCGGTGCGAGATCAATGGCCGCGAGATCCGTTTCGGGGATCCCATCAGCATTGACGGCCGCAAGGGGATGTTTTTAGAGGGCGGCCACCCCATCAGGGAGGAGGTGCAGATCCTGCCGCTCTAG
- a CDS encoding PAS domain-containing protein, whose product MAILPIFSCDKKIALKISLTYAVIALCWIFFSDQLLLLLARDPQELTKLQSIKGWFFVFFTALLLFFLFQKEIRKQLVIEILLRKNEARLNKTERIAGVGSWELDVGKNKLWWSDETYRLFGFTKGDVSKLFEKFKQSIHPEDKHIFAEMINRAIQEGAPLKIDYRIVLPNGDIRYLHEESQAVYDEALRQVTKRTGSVQDITQQKKLEESREALITELQKSLAEIKALKGILPLCSHCKKIRDAKGNWEDVDVYIYKHSEADISHSICPDCLKTHYPE is encoded by the coding sequence ATGGCGATTTTACCAATATTTTCTTGCGACAAAAAAATTGCCCTGAAAATTTCACTCACCTATGCCGTGATTGCCCTATGCTGGATCTTTTTTTCGGACCAGCTTTTATTATTACTGGCACGTGACCCACAGGAATTAACCAAGCTCCAAAGTATTAAAGGTTGGTTTTTTGTTTTTTTCACCGCACTTCTTTTGTTTTTTCTTTTCCAAAAAGAGATCCGAAAACAGCTTGTGATAGAAATTTTATTAAGAAAAAATGAGGCACGACTCAACAAAACAGAACGGATTGCGGGTGTAGGAAGCTGGGAGCTGGATGTTGGCAAAAACAAGCTCTGGTGGTCGGATGAAACCTATCGGCTGTTTGGCTTCACAAAAGGGGATGTCTCCAAATTATTTGAAAAATTTAAACAGTCAATCCACCCGGAAGATAAACACATTTTTGCGGAGATGATCAATCGAGCGATTCAAGAAGGTGCCCCTTTAAAAATTGATTATAGAATTGTTTTGCCGAATGGTGATATCCGATATCTTCATGAAGAATCACAAGCTGTATATGACGAGGCACTTCGGCAAGTCACAAAAAGAACAGGCTCGGTGCAAGACATCACCCAACAAAAGAAATTGGAAGAATCCCGAGAGGCTCTTATCACGGAACTACAAAAATCCCTCGCTGAAATAAAGGCTCTCAAGGGCATCCTGCCTCTCTGTTCCCATTGCAAGAAAATCCGTGATGCCAAGGGGAACTGGGAAGACGTTGATGTGTACATCTATAAACATTCAGAGGCCGATATAAGCCATAGCATTTGCCCGGATTGCCTGAAAACGCACTACCCTGAATAG
- a CDS encoding zinc ribbon-containing protein — protein sequence MENNDQEKDKLAQKYDMLASKFHEFYLAGKQRGRESMSAALEKAQEKLTSLGEFSAEQGEELKQFLARDLDQTIADAQRLGEEAKERFHPSRLGAGALASLATVLELTGNALHSLSDKTKETLTYKTGEMTSAGTLTCQACGEKMQLKKTGHVPPCPKCTGTLFSKGY from the coding sequence ATGGAAAACAACGATCAGGAAAAAGACAAACTGGCCCAGAAATACGATATGCTGGCCAGTAAATTCCATGAATTCTACCTGGCGGGAAAGCAACGGGGGCGCGAATCAATGTCCGCGGCGCTGGAAAAAGCCCAGGAGAAATTGACCAGCCTCGGGGAGTTCAGCGCCGAACAGGGGGAAGAATTGAAACAATTCCTGGCCCGCGACCTGGACCAGACCATAGCCGATGCCCAGAGGCTGGGGGAAGAAGCCAAAGAGCGGTTTCACCCCTCCCGCCTGGGCGCAGGCGCGCTTGCCTCCCTCGCCACCGTCCTGGAATTGACCGGCAATGCCCTGCATTCCCTGAGTGACAAAACAAAAGAAACGCTTACCTACAAGACCGGGGAGATGACCTCCGCCGGCACCTTGACCTGCCAGGCGTGCGGAGAGAAAATGCAGCTTAAAAAAACAGGCCACGTCCCGCCTTGCCCAAAATGCACAGGCACCCTGTTCAGCAAAGGCTATTGA
- the gap gene encoding type I glyceraldehyde-3-phosphate dehydrogenase, whose product MAIRIGINGFGRIGRNIFRAIDKDPLFADIEVIAINDLTNNATLAHLLKYDSIMGVYDKSVLAAEDGIVVNGRSVKIFNHRNPADIPWGELGVEYVVESTGLFTDGEKASLHLEAGAKKVVISAPAKGKVKTIVMGVNEDEYDPTEDHIISNASCTTNCLAPMAKVILDRFGIKTGLMTTVHAYTNDQSILDFPHGDLRRARAAALSMIPTKTGAAAAVSLVIPELKGKFDGLAVRVPTPNVSLVDAVMEVERPTTVPEVNQALKEAANRYLGYSEEPLVSIDYQGNPHSSVVDALSTKVIGTSVKVLSWYDNEWGYSNRVLDLILMMESQKPL is encoded by the coding sequence ATGGCGATACGGATAGGCATCAACGGTTTTGGCCGCATTGGCCGCAACATCTTTCGGGCCATTGACAAGGACCCCCTCTTTGCCGATATCGAGGTCATTGCCATCAATGACCTGACCAACAATGCCACCCTGGCCCATCTGCTCAAATACGACTCGATCATGGGCGTCTACGATAAAAGCGTGCTCGCCGCCGAGGATGGCATCGTGGTCAACGGCCGCTCGGTCAAGATCTTCAACCACCGCAACCCCGCCGATATTCCTTGGGGCGAGCTGGGAGTCGAGTATGTGGTCGAATCCACCGGCCTCTTCACCGACGGAGAAAAAGCCTCCCTGCACCTTGAGGCCGGCGCCAAAAAAGTAGTGATCTCGGCCCCGGCCAAGGGCAAGGTCAAGACCATCGTCATGGGAGTCAACGAAGACGAATACGACCCCACCGAAGACCACATTATCTCCAACGCCTCCTGCACCACCAACTGCCTGGCCCCCATGGCCAAGGTCATTCTCGACCGCTTCGGGATCAAAACCGGCTTGATGACCACGGTGCACGCCTACACCAACGACCAGTCCATTCTTGATTTCCCCCACGGCGACCTGCGCAGGGCCAGGGCGGCGGCGCTTTCCATGATCCCCACCAAAACCGGAGCCGCGGCGGCGGTCTCCCTGGTAATCCCCGAGCTCAAGGGCAAGTTCGACGGCTTGGCGGTACGGGTCCCCACCCCCAACGTCTCTCTGGTGGATGCGGTCATGGAGGTGGAACGGCCGACCACGGTGCCCGAGGTGAATCAGGCCCTCAAAGAGGCGGCCAACCGCTATCTCGGCTATTCCGAAGAACCCCTGGTCTCCATCGATTACCAGGGCAACCCGCATTCCTCGGTGGTTGATGCCCTCTCCACCAAGGTGATCGGCACCTCGGTCAAGGTCCTCTCCTGGTACGACAACGAATGGGGCTACTCCAACCGGGTCCTGGACCTGATCCTGATGATGGAGAGCCAAAAACCACTGTAA
- a CDS encoding glycogen synthase translates to MAPQSRADKKINNVWMLTREYDGLAGAGGVKDVARQLAEALARSGCKVSVVLPRYGFMDPTLLGFNPLDLSFDIDLDYTGEPRREYVRIFAKTEKPTAKKGALTIYLIDAARYLEKKSVYTYTAEDEAANPFHQQGSGHFDYFAMNVLLQKAAAALMIRLAEHPEIIHCHDGHTAILPAILRENEGFRHYFAKTGCVVTIHNAGIGYHQEVGDLPFAEAITGLPTTLITNNLLDEKFDPFLAASPYAVLNTVSENYARELRETDDDALTGFLGHRLLARGVVLKGVTNGINPADFDPRKPKELGLAAGFDPASGDLAGKAKCRQSLIKELNRRSLKTVRQTGTLDDRPDNPLFTFVGRFSSQKGVDKLLGALETLLPLDQNFQVLIQGSGSKEIEKALAGLTASPKNQGRICLLRGYDQQLANRIYAAGDFFLIPSRYEPCGLTDYIAQLFGNLPIVHHIGGLVKVKDGKTGFSYPEHKSAALMGAMQTALHTFRTNPKKIQAMQQAAVRTIHETYTWDKVLTHYLSLYREALSQVQ, encoded by the coding sequence ATGGCCCCTCAATCTCGCGCTGACAAAAAAATCAACAACGTCTGGATGCTGACCCGCGAATACGACGGCCTGGCCGGGGCCGGCGGCGTCAAGGATGTGGCCCGGCAGCTGGCCGAGGCCCTGGCGCGCTCCGGGTGCAAGGTCAGCGTGGTTCTGCCGCGCTACGGCTTCATGGACCCAACCCTGCTGGGCTTCAACCCCCTGGATCTCTCCTTTGACATCGATCTGGACTATACCGGGGAACCGCGCCGGGAATATGTGCGGATCTTTGCCAAAACGGAAAAACCGACCGCAAAAAAAGGGGCGCTCACCATCTACCTGATCGATGCGGCCCGCTATCTGGAAAAAAAGAGCGTTTACACCTATACCGCCGAGGACGAGGCGGCAAACCCTTTCCACCAGCAGGGCTCCGGTCATTTTGACTACTTCGCCATGAACGTCCTCCTGCAAAAGGCCGCCGCCGCCCTGATGATCCGGCTGGCCGAACACCCCGAGATCATCCACTGCCACGACGGCCACACCGCTATCCTGCCGGCCATCCTCCGCGAAAACGAAGGCTTCCGCCATTATTTTGCCAAAACCGGCTGCGTGGTCACCATCCACAACGCCGGCATCGGCTACCACCAAGAGGTGGGCGACCTGCCCTTTGCCGAGGCGATCACCGGCTTGCCCACCACGCTGATCACCAACAATCTGCTGGACGAGAAATTCGACCCCTTTCTTGCCGCTTCGCCCTATGCGGTCCTGAACACGGTGAGCGAAAACTACGCCCGGGAACTGCGGGAAACCGACGACGATGCGCTTACCGGCTTCCTCGGCCACCGGCTCCTGGCGCGGGGCGTGGTACTCAAGGGCGTGACCAACGGCATCAACCCGGCGGATTTTGACCCGCGCAAACCAAAGGAATTGGGCCTTGCCGCCGGATTTGACCCAGCAAGCGGCGATCTGGCCGGCAAGGCAAAATGCCGCCAGAGCCTGATCAAGGAACTGAACCGCCGCAGCCTGAAAACGGTGCGCCAGACCGGCACCCTGGACGACCGGCCCGACAACCCCCTCTTCACCTTTGTCGGCCGCTTCTCCTCCCAAAAGGGGGTGGACAAGCTCTTGGGGGCGCTGGAAACCCTGCTGCCCCTGGACCAGAACTTCCAGGTTCTGATCCAGGGCTCGGGCAGCAAGGAAATTGAGAAGGCCCTGGCCGGTTTGACCGCTTCTCCAAAAAACCAGGGACGCATCTGCCTGCTCCGGGGCTACGACCAGCAGCTTGCCAACCGCATTTACGCGGCCGGCGACTTCTTTCTCATCCCCTCCCGCTACGAGCCCTGCGGCCTTACCGACTATATCGCTCAACTCTTCGGCAACCTACCCATCGTCCATCACATCGGCGGGTTGGTCAAGGTGAAGGACGGAAAAACCGGCTTTTCCTATCCGGAACACAAGTCCGCTGCCCTAATGGGCGCCATGCAGACAGCCCTGCACACCTTCCGGACCAATCCCAAAAAAATCCAGGCCATGCAACAGGCCGCCGTTCGTACGATCCACGAGACTTACACCTGGGATAAAGTGCTGACCCATTATTTATCGCTTTATCGCGAGGCACTTTCCCAGGTACAATAA